GACCCCGAGGGCTTTCTTCCCTACCTGCGCGACCCCGAAACCCTCTCGCGGCCATGGGCGATTCCCGGCACCCCCGGACTCGAACATCGCATCGGCGGCATTTCCGGCGAGGACCAGACCGGCAACATCAGCTACTCGCCCGCCAACAACGAACTGATGGTGCGCACGCGCGCGCGCAAAATCGCCGGCATCGCGCGCGAAGTTCCACCCACCGAAATCTTCGGCGACCCCGACGGCGGTGACTTCGTGATGCTCGGCTGGGGTTCCACCTACGGCTCGATTCGCGAAGCCGTCAAGCAATTGCGCGCCAAGGGCAAGCGCGTCTCCCATATCCATCTGCGCTATCTCAATCCGCTGCCCGCGGACCTCGGCAAGCAGTTGCGCAAGTTCAAAAAAGTCATGGTCGCCGAGATGAACATGGGTCAGTTGCTGCGGATGATCCGCGCCGATTATCTGATCGACGCGATCGGCTGCAACAAAATCCAGGGTCGTCCATTCAAGGTCAGCGAACTCAATAACCGAATTTCCCGGGCCCTCGAGGCCTGAAGAGAGAAAATATGGCTACCGCTCTCACACGTAAGGATTTTGTCTCTGACCAGGAAGTGCGCTGGTGCCCCGGATGCGGCGATTACGCCATCCTCGCCCAGGTCCAGAAGATGATGCCCGAGTTCGGTATCCCGCGCGAAAAAACCGTCTTCATCTCCGGTATCGGCTGCTCCAGCCGCTTCCCCTACTACATGAATACCTACGGCTTCCACACGATTCACGGCCGCGCTCCGGCCTTCGCCACCGGCCTTAAGGTCAGCCGTCCGGAGCTCGACGTCTGGGTCGTCACCGGCGACGGCGACGGCCTCTCGATCGGCGGCAATCATCTGATCCACTGCCTGCGGCGCAACCTCGACGTGAAGATTCTGCTCTTCAACAACAAGATCTACGGCCTGACCAAGGGGCAATACTCGCCCACCTCCGAAGTCGGCAAGGTGACCAAGTCGACGCCGGCAGGCTCGGTCGATTTCCCCTTCAATCCGATCACCGTCGCGCTCGGCACTCACGCGAGCTTCGTCTGCCGCACCGTCGATGTCGAACAGAAGCACCTCGGCGCGATGCTCCAGCGGGCGCACGCCCATCGCGGCGCTTCCTTCATGGAGATTCTGCAGAACTGCAACATCTTCAATGACGGCGCCTTCAACGACGTCACTGACAAGGCCATCAAGGCCGACCATCAACTGGTGCTGGAAAATGGCAAGCCGCTGATCTTCGGCAAAAATCGCGACAAGGGCATCCGCATGAACGGGCAGCGGCCCGAGGTCGTCGCGCTCGGCAATGGCGTCACCGAAGCTGATCTCGTTGTCCATGACGAGAGCAACCTGTCACTTGCCTTTATGCTCGGAAATTTCGAGCCACCGCTGCCGACTCCGCTCGGCGTCTTCTATGCGACCTCGCGGCCGACCTACGACGGCGCGATGAACCTGCAGCTCGAAGAAGCCCGCGCCAAGCAAGGCCCCGGCGATCTAAAAGCCCTGCTTGCCCGCGGCGACGTCTGGACCGTGAAGTAACTAGTTCGCTGAGTCATTAGCAGCAACGGCTCGGGCGCCATCGCGCTCGGGCCGTTCGCGTTTTTCCATAATTCCGCTCTCTTAGCCCCATCCTCGGAGCCTTATATTCGGGCCGCTGTGCGTTTGCACCGAAAGCCTGAGGGCCAGAGGTTGACAAGAATGTCGGAACATTCTAGGATTCTCTCTGACATTCTCGTTTTAGAGGCGGAACAATGAAGTTAATTGAAATCGATGATCAGCTTTATGACTTTCTGGTCGCGCGCCAGCAGCGCTTCAACGAAAGCCCGACAGAAGTAATCTGGCGCGAATTGAAGAGTGGCGAGATGAGCAGCCGAACTTCGACACAAGGGCAAAACGGGGCTTACATCGATGTAGCTAGAGATCCACTGGGAGATGACATAAGCGCAGCTCTGGAGGATTTCCTGGGGTCCAGCGAAAAGATGCGAGTCAGAGACGTCAAAAGCCGGTTTCTCGAGATCCTATCCTGGATTGCGCAAAACAATCCACGATTATTCGCAGAGGCCGCTGTACCCGCTATGAACAACCGGGCCAGCAGGCGGAAGTATATCTCCACGAGCAAACGCGAACTCGAAGAAGCAGGAAAAAGCGCGAACGTACATCCGATTCCCGGCACAGAATATTGGTTCGATACTCGGAATTCCACGTCACGCAAGAAGGAAATTCTCGCGGAGGCTCTTGGAGCCCTTGGTTTTGGACCCGATAGCGTGAGGACCGCCTGCGGCATGCTCGGCTCGACCATTTCTGACGAAGCAGTCGGTACCTCGGGGATGAGGAAGCGGGGGCGCTTCGATCGCGTGCAGCACGCGAGTTTTGACAATCTCAGTGATGATGACGAGTAAACGTACAAAGCGCGAGGAGAATGTGATGTTACAGGACGAACAGGTGTTGGATATCGTTCGACTTCAGTTGCCGGGTATTTTGGAGGTCTATCGAAAGAAAGACTTCTTGTTGTGGCGGAACGCGAAAGATGGGAGCGCTCAAGAGGTGTCGTTGGAAGTTCTCGATGCTGGTCCTAACTTCGATTCTGAGCGGCGATTCACGTGCGTCGCGAGGACCTCCAATGGCAGATCAGCGAAGGGTAACTCTGCCCGAACAGTTGAGACGGCGTTGGCTTTAGTGCACTGGTGGGATCTAGATTGATCTTGACGGATTGGTCATCGTTTGAAAACGCAGCGAGCGGCCCGCGAGCATCGCTCGCGGGCCGCTGGACATTGCGGATTCGAGCGGCCTTACGGCGCGCAGACCGCGTGCCCACGTTTGAGGCAGGCTTGCAGTGGCGTCAGGACTGGGTGCGCTAGTCCCAGGAACTCAATTGCAGATGATGAACCGCCCACCCAGACGTTGCCGGCGGCATCGAGCACGATCGACCCGAGATTTTGGTTCGACGCTGCTGTTAAGCTGAGCCCGCGTTGGTAACCGCTTGCAGCAGTGAGTTCGCTCAGATTTCCCGAAGCGTTCGTTGCGAAGACGTTAGCCGCGGAATCGAGCGCGATAGTGGTCGTGAAGGCATATCCGCCTGTGAGACCTGCGCCGACGGGAGCGAAGCTCAGAACGCCGGCATATTCGCTGGCCGCGGTGAACTCGACGACACTGTTGTCTGTCTGCCCGAAGAGATTCCCGCCGGCGTCCAGCGCCACTGCCGTAATCGACTGGCTCGCGCAGCCGGCACAGGGCTCGTGCAGGACCGTCGCGTAATTGGAGGCGTTCGTGAATATGCTCACGCCGCTCGTGACGTGACCGAGGGGGGCCGCATTCGGCACGAAAATGTCCCCCGCCGCATCCAGCACCGGCGGCTCGCTGGGCACATAGTCTGTGTTGGAATCAACCAGGTTAGCGGCGGTGGCGTAACCGCTCGACGCGGTCAACTCGCTAATGGCGCCGGAGCTGTCAAGCACAAAAAGGTTGTCTGAAATATCCAACGCTATGCCGTATGGGGCATTTAGACCCGAGGGTTGGAAAAGAGACCCGGCACTGTAGTTACTTACCTTGGTGAGCTCGCTCACGCCGGTGTCGGCGTGATCTGTCGCAAAAATATTGCCGGCCGTGTCGAGGGCAACGAAAAAGTCCTCGAACAGACCGGCCGTCGACGGGCGGAGCTTCAAAATTGTTCGATAACTGTTGGCAGCCGTAAGCTCAAAGACCACGCTGCCCGCAGCGTTAAAAACGTTGCCTGCGCCGTCGATCGCTAATCCCAACGCCTCATTCGCCCCCAAAGCTAGCGCGATTTCGAAACCATCGGGAGCTGCCGCGAGCGTCGGCTGGTAAGGACGAGTCGCCAGTAACGCCTGAATGTCGAACAAAGCTTTAACGTTAGACGAGGGATTCGCCGCCATCGCGTACGCCGCCGCCAGCGTGTTCCCCGACGTGCCGGTATCAGCGAATAACTCGCTGCAGGCCGTTGAGTTCGGCCCCGCACCGCCCGCACATGCGGCGATGATGTCGGCGAGCGTGTCGGACCGTTCGAGGCTGTTGCAATTTTCCACCGGATTCGTTGAACAAGCGTCTGCCGCAGGCAAGAACCTTGACGGTCCGCCGCTAATCGAATAGCCCCGGCTGACCTCGACCGCGACGAGGTTGTAGTAACTCTTGTACGCAAGTGCCAGCCCAGCGGCATTGGTCGCTGACGAACCGATAATCTCACCGCTCGCATCAATAAATTGCGTGAGCGCCCACTCGGTCCCCACGGTGGTTCGCTCGTTCAGGTTTATGCTGGCCGTTGACCGGATATTTCCGCATGGTCCGATGGCTGCAATTAAACCGATAGCGGGATTGCTCAACCCTTTCACGCTTCCGCCGGTCGCGGCGACGTAGGTCAAGACGCTGCTGGACGGGCAGGTGTAGTTGACGGTGTAGTTCCCGCCGGTCGCGCTCGCCGTGGCGTCAAGCACCGTTGCGCCGGCGCCATATCCGGTATTTCCGACGGCATACAGCGTCACGGTTGCGCCCGCCACCGCTCCTCCGTCGGCTAGAACTTTTCCCGTGAACGACGCCGCATTGGCCGTACCAATGCACGTCTGTCCCAAAGTTATGATTGTTGTCAATACAATCGCCAATACAAGCAAAGATGACTTCATATGAGCCTTTTCCCCGAAATTTAGTTCTTACTAGCAGCCAAAGAAGGCAGCGTCAATATTGACCGAACAGAATTGCACTGAAACTCGTATCGTCCGGTGTGAGTGCCGGACGCGGCGGCAATTGAAAACGGCTCGCGAGCGATGCCGCGAGCCGTTGCGCTTCAAGTCGTATTTCGCGCAATCAAACTGACAGATTGTAGACCTTGCGCAGATTATCGCCGAGGACGTCGCGCCGCTGCTGCGCATCCGGGATTTTGTCGCCGAAGTGCTCCAGCTCCTCGATATAGTTGCCGGTGTGATCGGGATGGGGAAAATCAGTCGCCCAGAAAAAGCGCTCACTGCCGCATAGATCGACCATCGCCGGCAGCGACTTCTCGTCCGGATCCGCCGAGACCCATACATTGCGCTGGAAGTAGTAGCTCGGCTTCTCCTTGAGCGGCACCCCGCGCCCCGTGACGCTGTCGTAGACTGCGTCCATCCGATCCAGCCAGTATTGAATCC
This region of Candidatus Binataceae bacterium genomic DNA includes:
- a CDS encoding 2-oxoacid:ferredoxin oxidoreductase subunit beta, which encodes MATALTRKDFVSDQEVRWCPGCGDYAILAQVQKMMPEFGIPREKTVFISGIGCSSRFPYYMNTYGFHTIHGRAPAFATGLKVSRPELDVWVVTGDGDGLSIGGNHLIHCLRRNLDVKILLFNNKIYGLTKGQYSPTSEVGKVTKSTPAGSVDFPFNPITVALGTHASFVCRTVDVEQKHLGAMLQRAHAHRGASFMEILQNCNIFNDGAFNDVTDKAIKADHQLVLENGKPLIFGKNRDKGIRMNGQRPEVVALGNGVTEADLVVHDESNLSLAFMLGNFEPPLPTPLGVFYATSRPTYDGAMNLQLEEARAKQGPGDLKALLARGDVWTVK